One region of Vigna angularis cultivar LongXiaoDou No.4 chromosome 10, ASM1680809v1, whole genome shotgun sequence genomic DNA includes:
- the LOC128194263 gene encoding uncharacterized protein LOC128194263: protein MASSGDDCPTTKLSVRHSFSTKYICTLNERLTKEHRSLIATTPFAWFLDVNVNVKVGRNILSELLGKWDDCSSGFIVGNKVLNINENDIYLGLGLSTDGANINLKEELGNSECVKYIGKGTKELNSIYKILMRKQKKKIPCSHFCSLYLLVGISEILFPKRSGKVFPVMFNVVDNLSALGSYCWGSLVYRFLLHSLCKASKGLKKGKGISNVYVNGCVYMLQVWFFELFVPPKGPIDKFPRILHWMNISVGDKFVKRCMETGLVVDDVYGGPSTKDKEEYRPTPKRKDAKPRGKKKQKRARRETFMRALEEQEFLIEELKRRVATLEAQLAEEKARRQNKDDVGQSVPRTEPSVNTGFVSPTDIDGNEQPLKTYVRVGSRRRYKGRALRTPYTGTVVLRIKNE from the exons ATGGCAAGTTCCGGTGACGATTGTCCGACGACTAAG TTGAGTGTTCGTCACTCTTTTTcgacaaagtatatatgtactttgaacgaacgcttAACAAAGGAGCATCGATCATTGATTGCGACAACTCCATTTGCTTGGTTTTTAGATGTCAATGTCAATGTTAAAGTAGGTAGAAATATACTGAGTGAGTTATTGGGTAAGTGGGACGACTGTAGTAGTGGTTTTATAGTTGggaataaagttttgaatataaatgaaaatgatatttatttaggGTTGGGACTGAGTACAGATGGTGCAAACATTAACTTAAAGGAAGAGCTGGGCAATAGTGAATGTGTGAAATACATAGGCAAAGGAACAAAGGAATTGAATTCAATATACAAAATTCTAATGcgaaaacaaaagaagaagattcCTTGTTCTCATTTTTGTAGCCTTTACCTCCTGGTAGGGATAAGTgagattttatttccaaaacgtAGCGGGAAAGTGTTTCCCGTAATGTTTAATGTTGTTGACAACTTAAGTGCTTTGGGTAGTTATTGTTGGGGTAGTCTAGTTTATCGTTTTCTGTTACatagtttgtgcaaagcttcAAAAGGCTTGAAGAAAGGCAAAGGTATTTCAAACGTTTACGTCAACGGTTGTGTGTACATGCTGCAG gTATGGTTTTTTGAGCTGTTTGTTCCACCAAAAGGTCCTATTGATAAATTTCCACGAATATTGCATTGGATGAATATAAGTGTTGGAGACAAGTTCGTTAAACGGTGTATGGAGACAGGTTTG GTTGTTGACGATGTTTATGGTGGTCCTTCAACGAAGGATAAGGAGGAATACAGACCAACACCTAAAAGAAAGGATGCTAAAccaagaggaaagaagaaacaaaaaagagcTCGCAGAGAAACTTTTATGCGTGCCTTAGAGGaacaagaatttctaattgaagaacttaaaaggaGGGTTGCAACTTTGGAGGCACAATTGGCTGAAGAGAAGGCAAGAAGGCAAAATAAAGATGACGTTGGACAAAGTGTGCCTCGTACAGAACCATCTGTGAACACTGGTTTTGTATCCCCTACTGACATTGACGGAAATGAACAACCTTTGAAGACGTATGTTAGGGTTGgatcacgaaggcgttacaagggaagagctcttaggactccatacaccgggaccgtagtgcttagaataaaaaatgagtga
- the LOC128194288 gene encoding 50S ribosomal protein 6, chloroplastic-like, giving the protein MSSLSSMFGCGVVMAPPQALGIGKRSDGGLTIVCSSRPQKKATAHHMKTRPRKTQPWDINRKPTVYDPMPPLPPDWTLVIPADASSASAAPPPPSA; this is encoded by the coding sequence ATGTCGTCGTTGTCAAGCATGTTTGGGTGTGGAGTGGTGATGGCGCCACCACAAGCACTGGGAATTGGAAAGAGAAGTGACGGAGGATTGACGATAGTGTGTTCGTCTCGGCCGCAGAAGAAAGCGACTGCGCATCACATGAAGACTCGGCCACGGAAGACGCAGCCATGGGATATAAACCGCAAGCCAACTGTGTACGATCCTATGCCTCCTCTTCCTCCGGATTGGACTCTCGTTATTCCTGCTGACGCTTCTTCTGCTTCCGCTGCTCCTCCGCCTCCCTCTGCCTAG